One Bacteroidota bacterium genomic region harbors:
- a CDS encoding glycosyl hydrolase — MRVRYAVSLMGSLLVLLSLGAWAQRRPAPSAPAAPSIDPAWLQNLEWRNIGPAIMGGRTTDIEGVPGNPNLVYVATASGGLWKTTNGGHTWIPLFDAQPVLSIGDIAIDPRNPDLIYVGTGEGNPRNSVSFGNGVYKSTDGGKTWQHLGLGNVRHITRVLVHPQNPDVVYVGALGSAFGPTEDRGVFMTTDGGKTWQKVLYLDSEHGVSDMDIDPQNPNILYAALWKFERKPWTHTSGSEKGGLWRSVDGGRTWKKLEQGLPRLLGRIGVKVAPSNPSVVYVIAESNEGILFRSEDRGESFREVSRQRNIVSRGFYYTDIRVDPTDENRIYALATQFFVSIDGGRTFRQSAQRIHVDHHALWIDPVNPHRMWLGNDGGIAVSYDRGETWQYVNNIPLGQFYHVWYDFAEPFYNVVGGLQDNGTWAGPSRTRYGVGVLNDDWQLVSFGDGFQSLIHPDNPNLYLTESQGGNILRTHLDSRAQQSINPAVRTGGGPARDLKVRFNWNAPIVQSPHDKNTVYFAGNVVFKSTDFGQTWEQISPDLTTNDPSKLGPAGGPVWKENTTAEYYCTIISLEESPVQPGVIWVGTDDGLVHVTLDGGRTWTNVTRNIPGVPAGSPVSAVEPSRTGAGVAYVAFDRHMFNDFRPYVFKTTDFGRTWTNVTGNLPEGAYVHVVREDPRNPNLVYVGTETGLYASYTGGGNWIKLHLKNLPQGVSVHDVRIHPRENDLIIATHGRSLYIFDDATVIQQLSPELAAREAHLFPIRAAVRYSTAMGRYGIGDAVFSGPNPPYGALITYYLKEKPDERTPVRIQILDGSGRVIRELTRLPREKGLNRVAWDLRHEGPRPRRPPQAGEPQQEEMMGFFGGGPAGPHVLAGTYTVRLLVGDRSYEQPVEVRLERALLPFAERIQVGFQRGMELRELRSTINDFLRALDGVREQAQAVERTLRAWGGNETRALLGQLEAFRKKADSLEATLLRPQNQQQDYGPRLAEQLNQMAGMLDNNLGPTPYQLRYYEELKAQVRPALEPIARFLASDVAQLNEALRRANAPVLMVRAPSLPAVGGGGGQ, encoded by the coding sequence ATGCGCGTACGCTATGCTGTTTCTCTCATGGGGAGTTTGCTTGTGCTCCTCAGCCTTGGCGCTTGGGCCCAGCGTCGGCCGGCCCCATCCGCCCCAGCAGCTCCCTCGATAGACCCCGCTTGGCTTCAGAACCTGGAGTGGCGTAACATCGGGCCTGCCATTATGGGCGGGCGTACGACGGACATTGAGGGCGTTCCGGGAAACCCGAATTTGGTTTACGTGGCCACGGCCTCTGGGGGCCTATGGAAAACCACAAACGGGGGGCATACGTGGATTCCGCTTTTTGACGCGCAACCTGTGCTCTCCATTGGCGATATCGCCATCGACCCGCGCAACCCGGATCTCATCTACGTGGGCACAGGCGAGGGCAATCCGCGCAACTCCGTCTCCTTCGGCAACGGGGTCTACAAGAGCACCGACGGGGGCAAAACGTGGCAGCACTTGGGTCTAGGAAACGTGCGCCACATCACGCGCGTGCTCGTGCATCCGCAGAACCCAGACGTCGTGTACGTGGGCGCCTTGGGCTCGGCTTTTGGGCCCACGGAGGATCGCGGTGTGTTCATGACCACGGACGGGGGCAAAACCTGGCAGAAGGTGCTTTACCTGGACTCCGAGCACGGGGTCTCGGACATGGACATAGACCCCCAGAACCCGAATATCCTGTATGCGGCCCTCTGGAAGTTTGAGCGCAAACCCTGGACCCACACCTCGGGCAGCGAAAAAGGCGGCCTTTGGCGCTCCGTAGACGGGGGGCGCACCTGGAAAAAGCTTGAGCAGGGCTTACCCCGGCTTTTGGGTCGCATCGGGGTCAAAGTGGCCCCCAGCAACCCGAGCGTCGTCTACGTGATCGCCGAGTCCAACGAGGGGATTTTGTTTCGTTCTGAGGACCGCGGGGAGAGCTTTCGGGAGGTTTCCCGACAGCGCAACATCGTAAGCCGCGGCTTTTATTACACGGACATCCGGGTGGATCCCACCGACGAAAACCGCATATATGCGCTGGCCACCCAGTTCTTTGTCTCTATCGACGGGGGCCGTACGTTTCGGCAAAGCGCTCAGCGGATTCACGTCGATCACCACGCCCTCTGGATCGACCCCGTTAACCCCCATCGCATGTGGCTGGGCAATGACGGCGGGATCGCCGTCAGCTACGATCGGGGCGAAACGTGGCAGTACGTGAACAACATCCCGCTAGGGCAGTTCTACCATGTCTGGTATGATTTCGCGGAGCCCTTCTACAACGTCGTAGGTGGTCTTCAGGACAACGGCACCTGGGCCGGTCCGAGCCGCACCCGCTATGGGGTGGGCGTCTTAAACGACGATTGGCAGCTGGTCTCTTTCGGGGATGGGTTTCAGTCCCTTATTCATCCTGACAACCCGAATCTATACCTGACCGAATCCCAGGGTGGAAATATCCTGCGTACGCATCTGGACTCACGCGCCCAGCAAAGCATCAACCCGGCCGTGCGCACCGGCGGAGGCCCAGCCCGGGACCTCAAGGTGCGCTTTAACTGGAACGCGCCCATCGTGCAGTCGCCGCACGACAAAAACACGGTCTACTTTGCTGGGAACGTGGTCTTCAAGTCCACCGACTTCGGACAAACCTGGGAGCAGATCAGCCCGGATCTGACGACAAACGACCCCAGCAAACTGGGTCCGGCCGGCGGCCCGGTCTGGAAGGAGAACACCACGGCCGAATATTACTGCACGATCATCAGCTTGGAGGAATCCCCTGTGCAGCCCGGAGTCATCTGGGTGGGCACAGACGACGGGCTTGTGCACGTGACCCTAGATGGAGGGCGGACCTGGACAAATGTCACGCGCAACATCCCGGGCGTGCCCGCTGGGTCTCCCGTTTCGGCTGTAGAGCCCTCCCGAACGGGGGCTGGCGTGGCTTACGTGGCCTTTGATCGGCACATGTTCAACGACTTCCGGCCGTACGTGTTCAAGACCACGGACTTCGGCCGGACTTGGACGAACGTTACGGGCAACCTGCCCGAGGGCGCCTACGTGCACGTGGTGCGCGAGGATCCGCGCAACCCGAACCTCGTCTACGTAGGCACGGAGACCGGCCTATACGCCTCCTATACCGGGGGAGGAAACTGGATCAAGCTGCATCTGAAGAACCTGCCTCAGGGCGTCTCCGTGCACGACGTCCGGATCCATCCTCGGGAGAACGACCTGATCATCGCCACTCACGGGCGCAGCCTTTACATTTTCGACGACGCTACCGTCATCCAACAACTAAGCCCAGAGCTGGCCGCACGCGAGGCCCATCTGTTCCCGATTCGCGCTGCGGTCCGCTACAGCACCGCCATGGGCCGTTACGGGATCGGGGATGCGGTGTTCTCCGGTCCCAACCCGCCTTATGGGGCGTTGATTACGTACTATCTGAAGGAGAAGCCCGACGAGCGCACGCCGGTGCGCATCCAGATCCTAGATGGATCCGGCCGCGTGATCCGGGAGCTTACGCGCCTGCCCCGCGAAAAGGGCCTAAACCGTGTGGCCTGGGATCTCAGGCACGAGGGGCCGCGGCCGCGGCGTCCGCCTCAGGCGGGCGAGCCACAGCAGGAGGAGATGATGGGCTTCTTCGGTGGCGGGCCCGCAGGCCCGCACGTGTTGGCCGGCACCTACACGGTGCGGCTTCTAGTGGGGGATCGCAGCTACGAGCAGCCCGTCGAGGTGCGCCTGGAGCGGGCGCTTCTGCCCTTTGCGGAGCGCATACAGGTGGGCTTCCAGCGGGGCATGGAACTGCGGGAGCTTCGCTCGACCATCAACGACTTTCTGCGCGCCCTTGACGGGGTGCGGGAGCAGGCTCAGGCCGTTGAGCGCACGCTACGCGCCTGGGGCGGAAACGAGACGCGGGCCCTCTTGGGGCAGCTAGAGGCCTTTCGCAAGAAGGCGGACTCGCTGGAGGCCACACTCCTGAGGCCGCAAAATCAGCAGCAGGACTACGGTCCGCGGCTTGCAGAACAGCTCAACCAGATGGCCGGCATGCTGGACAACAACCTGGGCCCGACGCCGTATCAGCTGCGCTACTACGAAGAGCTCAAGGCCCAGGTGCGTCCCGCCCTGGAGCCGATTGCCCGGTTCTTGGCATCTGACGTAGCCCAGCTCAACGAGGCCCTGCGCCGGGCCAACGCGCCTGTGCTCATGGTGCGCGCTCCCTCGCTTCCGGCCGTGGGCGGTGGAGGCGGCCAGTAG
- a CDS encoding Na+:solute symporter, which translates to MSLWDGLIVLAYLVLSVLIAVRYTRRAGRSTSEFFLSGRNLPWYLAGTSMVATTFAADTPLAVTELVAQNGVAGNWLWWNMAFGAVLTVFFFAHLWRRAGVLTDVELVELRYSGRPAAWLRGFKALYFGLFMNALIIGWVCLAMETVLRVLLPELTFFGLREGELLGTRWSAALLWVGALTLLVALYALLGGLWGVAVTDAFQFGLAMLGTIALALFALAHPAVGGMEGLKAQLPASAFRFTPFVGSGSAEAGQALALSLTAFLAYIGLQWWASWYPGAEPGGGGYIAQRMMSTRSERDSVLSALWFAIAHYCIRPWPWILAALAALVLYPDLERDREGYVLLIRDVLPVGWRGLLVAAFLAAFMSTISSQLNWGTSYLVHDLWRRFLRPGRPEAYYVRAARLGTFLLALVALLVAAHLESIKGAWELILSSSAGLGLVLIARWYWWRLNAWSELVAMGAPLLWALLSGLGLSPLRPPFPESLFWTVGLTTAAWLLVTWLTPPEPASTLEAFYRRVRPGGLGWAPVARRCPDVKPDRDLTWRALGWLGGVGLLYAVLFGMGHLFLGHYAQAGLMILLALLAGWLVRWVLERLR; encoded by the coding sequence ATGTCGCTCTGGGACGGGCTAATCGTTTTGGCCTATTTGGTTTTGAGCGTGCTCATCGCGGTCCGCTATACGCGCCGGGCCGGGCGGAGCACAAGCGAGTTTTTTCTATCCGGACGCAACCTCCCCTGGTACCTCGCCGGCACCTCCATGGTCGCCACGACCTTCGCGGCCGATACACCGCTAGCCGTAACGGAGCTAGTGGCCCAAAACGGGGTCGCGGGCAATTGGCTGTGGTGGAACATGGCCTTTGGAGCGGTGCTCACGGTGTTCTTCTTCGCCCACCTGTGGCGCCGGGCCGGGGTGCTTACGGACGTGGAGCTCGTGGAGCTGCGCTACAGCGGCCGGCCCGCGGCCTGGTTGCGGGGGTTTAAGGCGCTTTACTTCGGCCTCTTCATGAACGCGCTCATCATCGGCTGGGTCTGCCTGGCCATGGAGACCGTGCTGCGCGTGCTGCTGCCCGAGCTCACCTTCTTCGGATTGCGGGAAGGGGAGTTATTGGGCACGCGCTGGAGCGCGGCCCTGCTTTGGGTGGGGGCTCTTACGCTTCTGGTGGCCCTCTACGCCCTTCTGGGCGGCCTTTGGGGGGTGGCCGTAACCGACGCCTTCCAGTTCGGGCTGGCCATGCTAGGCACGATCGCGCTGGCCCTTTTCGCGTTGGCGCATCCGGCCGTAGGGGGCATGGAGGGGCTAAAGGCCCAGCTTCCGGCCTCCGCCTTTCGTTTTACCCCTTTTGTTGGCTCGGGCTCAGCAGAGGCAGGCCAGGCGCTCGCGCTGAGCCTAACGGCTTTCCTGGCCTATATCGGCCTGCAGTGGTGGGCCTCCTGGTACCCGGGGGCCGAGCCCGGCGGGGGCGGCTATATAGCCCAGCGCATGATGAGCACCCGCTCGGAGCGCGATTCCGTACTGTCGGCCCTCTGGTTTGCGATCGCGCACTACTGCATCCGGCCCTGGCCGTGGATCTTGGCCGCCCTGGCCGCCCTGGTCTTGTATCCGGACCTGGAGCGGGACCGGGAGGGCTACGTGCTGCTCATCCGCGACGTGTTGCCCGTGGGGTGGCGGGGCCTGCTGGTGGCCGCCTTCCTGGCCGCGTTTATGTCCACGATCTCCTCGCAGCTCAACTGGGGCACAAGCTACCTGGTGCACGACCTGTGGCGACGCTTTCTGCGTCCGGGCCGGCCGGAGGCCTACTACGTGCGCGCAGCGCGCCTTGGCACGTTTCTTCTGGCCCTCGTGGCGCTGCTTGTGGCCGCGCATCTGGAGAGCATCAAGGGGGCGTGGGAGCTCATCCTCAGCTCAAGCGCCGGCCTGGGTCTTGTGCTGATCGCCCGATGGTATTGGTGGCGTCTTAACGCCTGGAGCGAGCTGGTGGCCATGGGGGCGCCGCTGCTGTGGGCGCTTTTAAGCGGCCTGGGGCTTTCGCCCCTGCGCCCGCCGTTTCCGGAAAGCCTATTCTGGACCGTGGGGCTTACCACTGCGGCTTGGCTCCTCGTCACCTGGCTTACGCCTCCGGAACCGGCCTCAACTCTGGAGGCCTTTTACCGGCGCGTTCGTCCCGGCGGGTTGGGTTGGGCCCCGGTGGCGCGCCGATGCCCCGATGTCAAGCCGGATCGCGATTTAACCTGGCGCGCGCTGGGCTGGTTGGGCGGAGTCGGCCTGTTGTACGCGGTGCTTTTCGGAATGGGGCATCTGTTTCTGGGCCATTACGCTCAGGCGGGGCTGATGATTCTGCTAGCCCTGCTTGCGGGTTGGCTTGTGCGCTGGGTGCTGGAACGCCTTCGCTAA
- a CDS encoding amidohydrolase family protein, producing the protein MPSPNGRFIAFTALSRLYVMDLLPGTSRRLTNRERIEAQPAWSPDGAWLVFTTWSEAEGRRLYKVRPDGRGPTRLNRTSAVYWDPVWSPDGSRIVVIQGPARAYQEATGPRAPGAAKNLVWITAEGGEAVPIAPADGWVEPHFTQSQERIFLFHFERRLVSIRWDGSDEKAHVRVTGNLRPGQREPNRASLILVSPQAKQASAQVNHDFYVLTVAWVGSQALTISVDNPQQVAMPARKLTEIGGQFPAWSWEGQRVHWSMGNAHVVYDLERTKAFEDSPRQVRRNPADPTRGLDAARYRPLEVRIRIQAQRDIPQVVLLLRKARLIAMRGEEVLEETDICIRNNRIAAVEPRGSFPVPSEARIWDVSGKTIIPGSVDTHAHMWPVWGLHRSQVWLYLVNLAYGVTTTRDPQTSTTDVLTYADMIEAGLTLGPRIYSTGPGLFDDYLENPIRDLEHAKGVLRRYADYYDTKTIKMYIAGNRRQRQWIVQAARELDLTPTTEGGLDLKLNLTLMQDGYPAQEHAFPIYPLYEDVIRLASFTRLYCTPTLLVFYGGPFAETHTRENPHDEPKLAASPHMRNWTAKRADAAKGWTQGRATGSGTRSTSSANTPRSRAASCRPGAGSAWAATDSCRAWAITGSCGRWLPGAYPRTKRCATLYGAEAIGLERDLGSLEPGKLADLPILDKNPLENIRHTTAIRYVMKNRRLYKAETLDELWPRQRPLGRLPWQGEDPVGVPGLHRPGGR; encoded by the coding sequence ATGCCCTCCCCTAACGGACGTTTTATTGCCTTTACGGCGCTCAGCCGGCTCTACGTGATGGACTTGCTCCCCGGCACTTCAAGGCGGCTGACGAACCGGGAACGGATCGAGGCCCAGCCAGCTTGGTCTCCAGATGGGGCCTGGCTTGTCTTTACGACCTGGTCGGAGGCCGAGGGGAGACGTCTATACAAAGTCCGACCGGATGGGCGGGGCCCTACGCGACTGAACCGCACCTCGGCCGTGTACTGGGATCCGGTCTGGTCGCCCGACGGGAGCCGGATCGTGGTCATCCAAGGGCCGGCCCGCGCCTATCAGGAGGCCACTGGACCGCGCGCCCCGGGAGCGGCCAAGAACCTCGTCTGGATAACCGCCGAGGGCGGAGAGGCGGTGCCGATCGCACCGGCCGACGGCTGGGTCGAACCGCACTTTACACAAAGCCAGGAGCGCATCTTCCTGTTCCATTTCGAACGGAGGTTGGTATCGATCCGGTGGGACGGCTCCGATGAGAAGGCGCACGTGCGCGTTACGGGCAACCTGCGGCCCGGTCAGCGGGAACCCAATCGGGCCTCCCTGATTCTCGTGAGCCCTCAAGCGAAACAGGCCTCAGCGCAAGTCAACCACGACTTCTACGTGCTGACCGTAGCCTGGGTGGGGAGCCAGGCCCTCACAATCTCCGTCGACAACCCCCAACAGGTGGCCATGCCGGCGCGCAAGCTCACGGAGATTGGGGGGCAGTTTCCAGCCTGGTCTTGGGAGGGCCAACGCGTGCACTGGTCCATGGGCAACGCGCATGTGGTCTATGACCTTGAGCGCACCAAGGCCTTCGAAGACAGCCCCCGACAGGTCCGCCGCAACCCGGCCGATCCCACCCGGGGACTCGATGCGGCTCGCTACCGACCCTTGGAGGTGCGTATCCGCATCCAGGCCCAACGGGACATCCCACAGGTAGTGCTTCTGCTAAGAAAGGCGCGCCTGATCGCGATGCGCGGCGAAGAGGTCCTGGAAGAGACCGACATATGCATTCGTAACAACCGCATCGCGGCCGTGGAGCCGCGCGGCTCCTTCCCCGTGCCTTCGGAGGCCCGGATCTGGGACGTGTCCGGAAAGACCATCATACCCGGCTCTGTGGACACGCACGCGCATATGTGGCCCGTCTGGGGATTGCATCGATCCCAAGTCTGGCTTTACCTAGTCAACCTGGCCTACGGAGTTACGACCACACGCGACCCGCAGACCTCTACCACGGACGTGCTCACCTACGCTGACATGATAGAGGCAGGGCTTACCTTGGGGCCGCGCATCTACTCTACCGGCCCGGGCTTATTCGACGACTACCTCGAAAACCCGATTCGAGACCTGGAACACGCCAAGGGCGTGCTGCGGCGTTATGCAGATTACTACGATACGAAAACGATCAAAATGTACATCGCTGGTAACCGCCGGCAGCGGCAGTGGATCGTTCAAGCTGCGCGCGAGCTGGATCTTACCCCCACCACAGAGGGCGGCCTGGACCTGAAGCTCAACCTCACGCTCATGCAGGACGGCTACCCGGCCCAAGAACATGCCTTTCCGATCTATCCCCTATATGAGGACGTCATACGTCTGGCCTCCTTCACGCGGCTCTACTGCACCCCGACGCTGTTGGTCTTCTACGGAGGGCCCTTTGCCGAAACCCATACGCGTGAAAACCCGCACGACGAGCCCAAGCTGGCCGCTTCACCCCACATGAGGAACTGGACCGCAAAACGCGCCGACGCGGCCAAGGGGTGGACTCAGGGCCGGGCGACCGGTTCCGGGACGAGGAGTACGTCTTCCGCCAACACGCCGAGGTCGCGCGCTGCATCCTGCAGGCCGGGGGCCGGGTCTGCGTGGGCAGCCACGGACAGCTGTAGGGCCTGGGCTATCACTGGCAGTTGTGGGCGCTGGCTTCCGGGGGCATATCCGCGCACGAAGCGCTGCGCCACCCTTTACGGAGCGGAAGCCATTGGACTAGAGCGAGACCTGGGCTCCCTTGAGCCCGGCAAGCTGGCCGATTTGCCGATTTTGGACAAGAACCCGCTAGAAAACATCCGACATACAACGGCAATCCGATATGTGATGAAAAATAGGCGGCTCTACAAAGCCGAAACGCTCGATGAGCTCTGGCCGCGCCAGCGTCCTCTGGGCCGGCTGCCCTGGCAGGGGGAAGATCCCGTGGGCGTGCCCGGACTACACCGGCCCGGTGGGCGTTAA
- a CDS encoding CPBP family intramembrane metalloprotease, which produces MPDSGESAIARLVPPLDGWLERHRLPPWLLGLGWSFLAWMLFQAIGSVLLLSYLWAQHVDPGALWRQEPLASRESARALLLVNALAQVLVLGLPTLLLARLHSSRPGLYLRLERPDGGLFVLALGLIFVVQPCIQLLADWNARLPLPEGYKELERRQLELLFRALQDRSALPLHLVLVAAIPALCEELLFRGYVLRNLMRTWPLWAALLVSGLLFGLYHLRLTQVLPLALLGVLLGYLVWRTGSVWTAVAVHFANNGATVLVAALRPDWVRPDTQEMLFPWYAVLLALPLLGLLLYAFERRARGLYGRAVA; this is translated from the coding sequence ATGCCGGACTCCGGCGAATCTGCGATCGCCCGCCTGGTGCCTCCTTTAGACGGTTGGCTGGAACGCCATCGGCTGCCCCCTTGGCTTTTGGGGCTAGGGTGGTCGTTTCTGGCCTGGATGTTGTTTCAGGCGATCGGCAGCGTGCTGCTGCTTAGCTACCTGTGGGCTCAGCACGTCGACCCGGGTGCCCTGTGGCGGCAAGAGCCCTTGGCTTCACGGGAGTCGGCGCGCGCCCTGCTCCTCGTCAACGCCCTGGCGCAGGTGCTCGTGCTGGGCCTGCCCACGTTGCTGCTGGCGCGGCTGCACAGCAGCCGTCCGGGCTTGTATCTGCGCCTGGAGCGGCCCGATGGGGGGCTGTTCGTGCTGGCCCTCGGCCTGATCTTCGTTGTGCAGCCCTGTATTCAGCTGCTGGCCGATTGGAACGCCCGCTTGCCTCTGCCAGAGGGCTACAAGGAGCTTGAGCGGCGACAGCTGGAGCTTTTGTTCCGGGCTCTTCAGGATCGCTCGGCGCTGCCGTTGCATCTGGTGCTCGTGGCGGCCATACCGGCTCTTTGTGAGGAGCTTTTGTTCCGCGGTTATGTGCTGCGTAACCTGATGCGCACGTGGCCCCTCTGGGCGGCCCTGCTGGTGTCGGGGCTGCTGTTTGGCCTCTACCACCTTAGGCTCACCCAGGTGCTGCCGCTGGCCCTGCTGGGGGTGTTGCTGGGATATCTGGTCTGGCGCACCGGAAGTGTGTGGACAGCGGTTGCCGTGCACTTCGCAAACAACGGGGCGACCGTGCTTGTGGCCGCCCTGCGCCCGGATTGGGTCCGACCCGACACCCAGGAGATGCTCTTCCCGTGGTATGCGGTGCTTCTGGCGCTTCCGCTGCTGGGGCTTTTGCTCTACGCCTTTGAACGCCGGGCTCGAGGGCTCTATGGCCGCGCCGTCGCCTGA
- a CDS encoding phosphatidate cytidylyltransferase: protein MKAELPQRLLVGLGLAPIVLAVVYVGGWLFWAALALVGALAVREWNALLRHEGVHPNGPLSLPLGAFLAAREAWPGLWPWGLAVGVLALLLAEPLRGRGRPLGNVSASLAGPLYAPFLIGFLGVFRRAEGAPEGWAWVMGLLLLVWAADTGAWMGGRLWGRHPLAPRISPGKTWEGLWSGALLTALVALLLGFTLWHKLAGIHVAVLAAIAAFGGPMGDLAESWLKRGVGVKDSGQLLPGHGGILDRIDALAPVSTLAAFYAHAVGLL from the coding sequence ATGAAGGCGGAGCTGCCTCAGCGTCTGCTAGTGGGCTTGGGGCTTGCCCCGATCGTGCTGGCCGTCGTATACGTAGGGGGCTGGCTTTTTTGGGCCGCCCTGGCGCTTGTGGGCGCCTTGGCCGTGCGGGAGTGGAATGCGCTGCTTCGTCATGAGGGCGTTCATCCGAACGGCCCCCTCTCGCTTCCCTTGGGGGCGTTTTTGGCCGCTCGCGAGGCCTGGCCCGGCCTCTGGCCCTGGGGGCTGGCCGTGGGCGTGCTGGCGTTGCTGTTGGCAGAGCCGTTGCGGGGCCGGGGTAGACCCCTGGGCAACGTCTCCGCCTCCCTGGCGGGGCCCCTGTATGCGCCCTTTTTGATCGGGTTTCTGGGGGTTTTCCGTCGGGCCGAAGGCGCCCCGGAGGGCTGGGCCTGGGTGATGGGGCTGCTGTTGCTCGTCTGGGCGGCCGACACGGGGGCCTGGATGGGGGGACGGCTCTGGGGGCGTCATCCGCTCGCCCCCCGCATCAGCCCGGGCAAGACCTGGGAGGGCCTCTGGAGCGGGGCTTTGCTGACCGCGCTTGTGGCCCTTTTGCTGGGGTTTACGCTCTGGCACAAGCTAGCCGGCATCCACGTGGCCGTTTTGGCCGCGATCGCAGCCTTCGGAGGACCCATGGGGGATCTAGCCGAATCTTGGCTTAAGCGAGGCGTGGGGGTAAAGGATAGCGGTCAGCTGCTTCCCGGGCACGGCGGGATCTTGGATCGCATCGACGCCCTGGCCCCCGTATCGACGCTTGCCGCCTTCTACGCGCACGCTGTGGGTCTGTTATAA
- a CDS encoding dipeptide epimerase has translation MEMRIYPVTWALARPFGISRGVRSQVQNVIVELHQDGRVGIGEAAPNARYGESQSSAIAFLESLDLRGFELPEDLDRALDYVNAHAPGEFAAKAAVDIALHDLWAQLQGLPLYRLWGLNPRSTLQTSFTIGIDTPEVIEEKVREAERFPILKVKLGTPYDEEIIRTIRRLTDRTLRVDANEGWERKEALEKICWLADQNVELVEQPLPAGRWEDQLWLQERSPLPIVADESVQRPEDVARAAEAFDGINVKLMKCGGLREARRLIQAARQRGLRVMIGCMLESAVAATAGALLTPLADWADLDGPLLLAQDLFEGVQVTQAAYLRLPEGPGLGVRRRPEFPWPP, from the coding sequence ATGGAGATGCGCATCTACCCCGTCACGTGGGCGCTGGCCCGCCCCTTCGGCATCAGCCGCGGGGTGCGCAGCCAGGTGCAGAATGTGATCGTGGAGCTGCATCAAGACGGCCGGGTGGGGATCGGAGAGGCCGCCCCGAACGCCCGTTATGGCGAAAGCCAATCCTCGGCCATCGCGTTTCTGGAGAGCCTGGACCTGAGGGGCTTTGAGCTACCCGAGGATCTAGATCGGGCCCTGGACTACGTCAACGCCCACGCCCCCGGGGAGTTTGCGGCCAAGGCCGCCGTGGACATCGCCTTGCACGATCTCTGGGCCCAGCTGCAGGGTCTGCCCCTGTATCGGCTCTGGGGGCTTAACCCGCGCAGCACCCTGCAGACCTCCTTCACCATCGGCATCGACACCCCGGAGGTGATCGAAGAGAAGGTCCGCGAGGCCGAGCGCTTTCCCATCCTCAAGGTCAAGTTGGGCACCCCGTACGATGAGGAGATCATCCGCACGATCCGGCGCCTTACGGATCGCACCCTGCGCGTGGACGCCAACGAGGGCTGGGAGCGCAAGGAGGCCCTGGAGAAGATCTGTTGGCTTGCAGACCAGAACGTCGAGCTCGTCGAACAACCTCTGCCGGCTGGGCGCTGGGAAGATCAGCTCTGGCTTCAGGAGCGATCTCCCCTGCCCATAGTGGCCGATGAGTCCGTGCAGCGACCCGAGGACGTCGCGCGCGCAGCGGAGGCTTTCGATGGGATCAACGTCAAGCTCATGAAATGTGGGGGGCTTCGAGAGGCCCGCCGTCTCATACAAGCGGCCCGCCAGCGGGGGCTGCGCGTCATGATCGGCTGCATGCTCGAAAGCGCCGTCGCGGCCACAGCCGGGGCTCTGCTGACGCCCCTGGCGGACTGGGCCGACCTGGATGGGCCGCTTTTGCTGGCCCAGGACCTCTTTGAGGGCGTGCAGGTAACGCAGGCGGCCTACTTGCGGCTTCCGGAGGGGCCAGGCTTGGGTGTGCGCCGCCGTCCGGAGTTCCCCTGGCCTCCGTAG
- a CDS encoding D-alanine--D-alanine ligase, which yields MRIGLIYELFEHFPWDPDDPPDADAEWEPEETVRALEEALRLLGHDPIRLGGPEALLRRGRPDVEAALSIAEGRKGRFREARALALLELWGIPYLGSDPLTVALSLDKAWTKDLVAAAGVRTPPYRVYRPGQIPQPDELPGPFPLFVKPRYEGSSKGITVHSRVESFGALCEQVRWVTRTYQQDALVEVFIAGAEFTVAVVGPPEAPRAYPVLQRAVETQTGIGLHALEHRGMPRGAWSYRADWPITGELEQRLQEAALRAYQKLECRDFARADFRVDSEGRVWFLEINPLPTFSPEGTFGVLAEYLGRSYVDFLAELLQPALERLVRLKRP from the coding sequence ATGCGGATTGGGCTTATTTACGAGCTCTTTGAGCACTTCCCCTGGGATCCCGACGACCCTCCGGATGCCGATGCCGAATGGGAACCGGAGGAAACCGTCCGGGCCCTGGAGGAGGCCCTTCGGCTGCTGGGTCACGACCCCATCCGACTGGGCGGCCCTGAAGCGCTCCTGCGGCGGGGGCGACCCGATGTGGAGGCCGCGCTTTCCATCGCTGAGGGGCGCAAGGGGCGCTTTCGGGAGGCGCGCGCCCTGGCCCTCCTGGAGCTTTGGGGCATTCCGTATCTGGGCTCCGATCCCCTGACCGTAGCCCTGTCGCTCGACAAGGCTTGGACCAAGGACTTGGTCGCGGCGGCCGGCGTGCGCACCCCGCCGTATCGGGTTTACCGCCCGGGCCAAATCCCGCAGCCGGATGAGCTGCCCGGGCCCTTTCCGCTCTTCGTTAAGCCCCGCTACGAGGGCTCTTCTAAGGGCATTACGGTCCACAGCCGCGTGGAGAGCTTCGGTGCGCTCTGCGAGCAGGTGCGCTGGGTGACCCGGACGTATCAGCAGGACGCGTTAGTGGAGGTCTTCATCGCGGGCGCGGAGTTCACCGTGGCCGTGGTGGGCCCGCCTGAGGCCCCGCGGGCGTATCCGGTTCTGCAGCGGGCTGTGGAGACGCAAACGGGTATCGGGCTACACGCCCTCGAACACCGCGGTATGCCCCGGGGAGCCTGGAGCTATCGGGCCGATTGGCCCATCACAGGGGAGCTGGAGCAGAGGCTACAGGAGGCGGCTCTTCGGGCTTATCAGAAACTGGAGTGTCGGGATTTCGCGCGGGCCGATTTTCGCGTCGATTCCGAGGGTCGGGTGTGGTTTTTGGAGATCAATCCGCTGCCCACCTTCTCTCCGGAGGGCACCTTTGGGGTCTTGGCCGAGTACTTAGGCCGATCGTATGTGGACTTCTTGGCCGAACTGCTGCAGCCGGCCCTAGAGCGGCTTGTTCGGCTCAAGCGGCCCTAG